Proteins encoded in a region of the Roseateles sp. SL47 genome:
- a CDS encoding secretin N-terminal domain-containing protein, whose protein sequence is MIRPQHTATAAPRVPAIIPRALAGGPGRLALALGCVLASGCAVQSAHVAQRDYSSNKDRAGQFQAQAREAQRLPPMVQADTVPRFARHSIPLQRAATLPTHIGQVTLRYPGRHPLPTVAELISRLIDIPVIMTPDALSNAADYAPGGLVTADAPSTSGATSSPSHQAMAQQAEAAGALALAVHPRDLQNTLELDYSGPLSGLLNQVATRAGLQWEYNGGKIVFSRLVTRSILVKALPNGLKTNGSFDVFGGSNSSGAGGGAGSSGGSGSTSNGTLTIDFQTESDYWSGLRESLKGMLSARANLQVDARSGLVTVTDALNNVERVEAFLQEVNTSLLRQVVLEVEVLQVNLTDQFSNGINWEAVLGKVNGNSLTLTSPQGPGALSGNTPGSLSFLLAPSASRQSASKLVADSLQEYGKVSTAYSSVVTTTNRMPVPVGSLQTQSYVRQSTAAVVNGTTGASTGGSLVPGSISTGLGLMILPVILDSNRVLLQTAMQVSELREIKAFTSGSGATAQSIQLPNTVSFSSLQRISVPAGQTLVLVGYEREQAQLDDTDVIRGLLPISRRGGRTKQGTVILITPRLTDR, encoded by the coding sequence TTGATCCGACCCCAACACACTGCCACAGCAGCCCCCCGAGTCCCTGCCATCATCCCGCGCGCCCTGGCCGGTGGGCCCGGGCGTCTGGCGCTGGCCCTGGGCTGCGTCCTTGCTTCGGGATGTGCGGTGCAGTCCGCCCACGTGGCCCAGCGAGACTACAGCAGCAACAAAGACCGTGCCGGCCAGTTCCAGGCGCAGGCACGTGAAGCTCAGCGCCTCCCCCCCATGGTGCAGGCCGACACCGTGCCCCGTTTCGCGCGGCACTCCATTCCCTTGCAACGCGCCGCCACCTTACCCACCCACATCGGGCAGGTGACGCTGCGTTATCCCGGGCGTCACCCGCTGCCTACGGTGGCAGAGCTGATTTCCCGGTTGATTGACATTCCGGTCATCATGACGCCGGACGCGCTTTCAAACGCGGCGGACTACGCGCCCGGCGGCCTGGTGACCGCAGACGCCCCCTCCACCAGCGGCGCGACTTCCTCCCCATCCCACCAGGCCATGGCCCAGCAGGCAGAGGCTGCCGGCGCGCTGGCCCTCGCCGTGCACCCCCGGGATCTGCAAAACACCCTGGAGCTGGACTATTCCGGCCCCTTGTCAGGCCTTTTGAATCAGGTGGCCACCCGGGCGGGTCTGCAGTGGGAATACAACGGCGGCAAGATCGTCTTCAGCCGCCTGGTCACCCGTTCCATCCTCGTCAAGGCCCTGCCCAACGGGCTCAAGACCAACGGCAGCTTCGACGTGTTCGGCGGCAGCAACAGCTCCGGTGCGGGTGGCGGCGCTGGCAGTTCCGGCGGATCCGGCAGCACGAGCAACGGCACCTTGACCATCGATTTCCAGACCGAAAGCGATTATTGGAGCGGTCTCAGGGAATCGCTCAAGGGCATGCTGTCTGCGCGCGCCAATTTGCAGGTGGACGCCCGGTCCGGCCTGGTCACCGTGACCGATGCCTTGAACAATGTCGAGCGGGTGGAAGCCTTCCTGCAAGAAGTCAACACCAGCCTGCTGCGCCAGGTGGTGCTGGAGGTGGAGGTGCTGCAGGTCAACCTCACCGACCAATTCAGCAATGGCATCAATTGGGAGGCCGTGCTCGGTAAGGTCAATGGCAACTCGCTGACCCTCACCAGCCCCCAAGGGCCCGGGGCGCTGTCGGGCAATACGCCCGGCTCCTTGTCCTTCCTGCTGGCCCCTTCCGCGTCGCGGCAATCCGCCAGCAAGCTGGTGGCCGACTCGCTGCAGGAATATGGCAAGGTGTCCACCGCGTATTCCAGCGTGGTCACCACCACCAACCGCATGCCGGTGCCGGTGGGATCTTTGCAGACGCAGTCCTACGTTCGCCAGAGTACGGCGGCGGTCGTGAATGGCACCACCGGCGCCTCCACCGGGGGGTCGCTGGTACCCGGCTCGATCTCGACTGGCCTGGGTCTGATGATTCTCCCGGTCATCCTCGACTCCAACCGCGTGCTGCTGCAGACCGCCATGCAGGTCAGTGAACTGCGAGAAATCAAGGCATTTACCAGCGGCAGTGGCGCGACCGCGCAGTCCATCCAGTTGCCCAACACGGTGAGCTTCTCGTCACTGCAACGCATCAGCGTCCCGGCGGGCCAAACCCTGGTGCTGGTGGGCTACGAACGCGAACAGGCACAACTGGACGACACCGATGTCATCCGCGGTCTGCTGCCCATCTCCAGGCGCGGGGGTCGGACCAAGCAGGGCACTGTCATCCTGATCACGCCCCGTCTCACCGATCGCTGA
- a CDS encoding type 4b pilus protein PilO2, whose translation MSSIPGSGSAGAFGPGGGLDFSSGDASGGAPNAVAKSCVIAGTRVIFELEWSPIQDRSAPEAEFQRARKLGYTFATMLPDKSLVGLARGLQPGPGRPHAAVVMLIERFSSGGAEAILLSAGNRVAFIGLMDRRPVPGFDRLVNGLEAALALLKEFRDIHIDQDVRVATDLRDVIPNGEMLQVQTIFDMPESGSLVRPLVNRTLRRTVVAGGLTALLVGSSLGYFLWEQHQTRKAAEEAARLAAENDPNRLYEKAIAHMLAQAGVPGNAVLDRWRTLLNRLPLSREGWALQRFQCSQNTRDCQATWSRNFGNFHDFLTEPPTDSRFPRVTPTPNNDLLGAAITTHHPWDEPELDGHAAASSSAAASAPPAARLATLSRRALPLADTATQQWGSRLQDVALVAGNAQATSLKPSRLFGPSTVTDLQALKQPVVQLEWQVTDGLWSLPSIDLPPSAVPESLTVQLNASQITYTLTGRVYAKGKLY comes from the coding sequence ATGTCATCCATCCCTGGTTCCGGCTCCGCTGGCGCCTTCGGCCCCGGTGGCGGCCTCGACTTCTCCAGTGGCGACGCCTCGGGAGGCGCTCCCAACGCCGTGGCCAAAAGCTGCGTCATTGCGGGCACCCGTGTGATCTTTGAGCTGGAGTGGAGCCCCATCCAGGATCGGAGCGCGCCAGAAGCGGAATTCCAACGTGCCCGCAAGCTGGGTTACACCTTTGCCACGATGCTCCCGGACAAGAGCCTGGTGGGGCTGGCGCGTGGCTTGCAGCCGGGCCCTGGCCGCCCACATGCCGCCGTGGTCATGCTGATCGAACGCTTCTCCTCCGGTGGGGCAGAAGCCATCCTGCTCTCCGCCGGCAACCGGGTGGCGTTCATCGGTCTGATGGACCGTCGCCCGGTGCCGGGCTTTGACCGGCTGGTCAACGGGCTGGAAGCCGCCCTGGCCTTGCTCAAGGAGTTTCGGGACATTCACATCGACCAGGATGTGCGGGTGGCCACCGACCTGCGTGATGTGATTCCCAACGGGGAAATGCTGCAGGTGCAAACCATCTTCGACATGCCAGAAAGCGGTTCGCTGGTACGTCCGTTGGTCAATCGCACGCTGCGTCGAACCGTTGTGGCGGGAGGACTCACCGCGCTACTGGTGGGATCGTCACTGGGCTACTTCCTCTGGGAGCAACACCAGACCCGGAAGGCCGCCGAGGAAGCAGCGCGGCTGGCTGCAGAAAACGATCCGAACCGGCTCTATGAAAAGGCCATTGCGCACATGCTGGCTCAGGCGGGCGTCCCCGGCAATGCGGTGCTGGACCGCTGGCGCACCTTGCTGAACCGCCTCCCGCTCAGCCGCGAAGGGTGGGCGTTGCAGCGCTTTCAATGCAGTCAGAACACGCGCGACTGCCAGGCCACCTGGAGCCGAAACTTCGGCAATTTCCACGACTTTCTCACCGAGCCCCCCACCGACAGTCGCTTTCCAAGGGTCACTCCCACCCCCAACAACGACCTGCTGGGTGCCGCCATCACCACCCACCATCCCTGGGATGAACCAGAGCTGGACGGTCATGCAGCGGCTTCGTCATCAGCAGCGGCTTCCGCACCGCCAGCCGCACGCTTGGCCACCTTGTCGCGGCGGGCCTTGCCGCTGGCCGATACGGCGACGCAGCAATGGGGAAGCCGATTGCAGGATGTGGCGCTGGTGGCGGGCAATGCCCAGGCCACCTCGCTCAAACCTTCCCGGCTCTTTGGCCCCTCCACAGTCACCGACTTGCAGGCGCTGAAGCAGCCCGTCGTCCAACTCGAGTGGCAGGTGACGGATGGTCTGTGGTCCCTGCCCTCGATCGACCTGCCGCCCTCGGCTGTTCCTGAATCGCTGACGGTGCAACTCAACGCCAGCCAGATCACCTACACCCTTACCGGACGCGTTTATGCAAAAGGCAAACTTTATTGA